The Candidatus Pantoea soli genome window below encodes:
- a CDS encoding ABC transporter substrate-binding protein produces MTAIRYSRLAGALMLCAASAALAAEPVQLQMYYPIAVGGKVSHTVDALVADFEKVHPEIAIQPVYTGDYATTVTKALTAFRGGNAPQLAVIGDIEAYSLIDADAIVAASDLATGDEGKQWLDSFYPAFLRRIDGKVWGVPFQRSTVVMYWNKQAFARAGLDADTPPANWQQVVDFAKKLTLKDASGVSQWGIEIPSTPNGYWNFQGLSATNGGRLDNGKGTAVYFDTPGNVATLQWLTDLGEKAAVSPKGAIAWATTPQDFISGKTAMMVTTTGNLTNVRDNAKFPFGVAMLPEKTQRGSPTGGGNLYIFKSATPAQQQAAMRFIRWVTAPEQAARWSIATGYVATSPAAWETPAMKTYVQAVPQALVAREQLKYAQPELSTYNSVQIQDALNHAVEAAVTLRKTPAEALAEAQKQADRLLKNYQ; encoded by the coding sequence ATGACCGCAATTCGTTACTCACGTCTGGCCGGTGCATTAATGCTGTGCGCGGCGTCCGCTGCGCTGGCTGCTGAACCGGTGCAGCTGCAGATGTACTATCCGATTGCCGTGGGCGGCAAAGTCAGCCATACCGTGGATGCGCTGGTGGCCGATTTTGAGAAAGTACATCCGGAGATCGCTATCCAGCCGGTCTATACCGGCGATTACGCCACCACGGTGACCAAAGCGCTGACGGCGTTTCGCGGCGGTAACGCCCCCCAGCTGGCGGTGATCGGGGACATTGAAGCCTATTCGCTGATCGATGCGGACGCGATTGTGGCAGCCAGCGATCTGGCCACCGGCGATGAGGGGAAACAGTGGCTCGACAGTTTTTACCCGGCGTTTCTGCGCCGCATTGATGGCAAAGTGTGGGGCGTGCCGTTTCAGCGTTCAACCGTGGTGATGTACTGGAACAAACAGGCGTTTGCCCGCGCCGGACTGGATGCCGATACGCCGCCGGCAAACTGGCAGCAGGTGGTAGATTTTGCTAAAAAACTCACGCTGAAAGACGCCAGCGGCGTCAGCCAGTGGGGCATTGAAATTCCCTCCACGCCAAACGGCTACTGGAATTTTCAGGGGCTGTCCGCCACCAACGGCGGACGGCTCGACAACGGCAAAGGCACGGCGGTGTACTTCGATACCCCCGGCAACGTTGCGACGCTGCAGTGGCTGACCGATCTCGGTGAGAAAGCGGCAGTTTCACCTAAAGGTGCCATCGCCTGGGCCACCACGCCGCAGGATTTCATCAGCGGCAAAACCGCCATGATGGTGACCACCACCGGCAACCTGACCAACGTACGCGACAACGCGAAATTCCCGTTTGGCGTGGCGATGCTGCCGGAGAAAACCCAGCGCGGCAGCCCGACCGGCGGCGGCAACCTGTATATTTTTAAAAGCGCCACGCCGGCGCAGCAGCAGGCCGCGATGCGCTTTATCCGCTGGGTCACGGCCCCGGAGCAGGCGGCGCGCTGGAGCATTGCCACCGGCTATGTGGCCACCTCCCCGGCGGCGTGGGAAACGCCAGCAATGAAAACCTATGTGCAGGCCGTGCCGCAGGCGCTGGTGGCGCGTGAACAGCTGAAATACGCCCAGCCGGAGCTCTCTACCTACAACAGCGTGCAGATCCAGGACGCGCTCAATCATGCGGTGGAAGCGGCCGTAACGCTGCGCAAAACGCCGGCGGAGGCGCTGGCCGAGGCACAGAAGCAGGCCGACCGGCTGCTGAAAAACTATCAGTAA
- a CDS encoding carbohydrate ABC transporter permease: MSTLTDSVTPYRPRYWSLQLSGYLLILPALSFLLLFTHYPAVATLWQSLFSAARNHHPARFVGLENYRALLNDDIFLRSLQNNLLYAAITIPLAVALALLMALAVNRRLRGNGLVRAAFFLPSLLPMIAIANLWLFFYTPQLGLLNQLLAWFSLPAVNWLGDPATALGCLMVVSVWREAGFFMIFYLAALQQIDPRLAEAAAIEGASRRYFFRRVQWPLLMPTTLFVLINASMNAFRIVDQVIAMTSGGPDNSSSLLLFYIYRTAFSFWDRPAAAAMTGLLLLLLAAIALLKFRLLDKRAHYQ, from the coding sequence ATGAGCACACTCACTGACAGCGTGACGCCTTACCGGCCGCGATACTGGTCGCTGCAGCTCTCCGGCTATCTGCTGATCCTGCCGGCGCTGAGCTTTCTGCTGCTGTTTACCCATTATCCGGCCGTCGCCACGCTGTGGCAGAGCCTGTTCAGCGCCGCGCGTAACCATCATCCGGCCCGGTTTGTCGGGCTGGAGAACTACCGGGCGCTGCTGAATGACGATATTTTCCTGCGCTCACTGCAAAACAACCTGCTGTATGCGGCGATCACCATTCCGCTGGCGGTTGCGCTGGCGCTGCTGATGGCGCTGGCGGTGAACCGGCGTCTGCGCGGTAACGGCCTGGTGCGCGCGGCGTTCTTTCTTCCTTCACTGCTGCCGATGATCGCCATCGCCAATCTGTGGCTGTTTTTCTACACGCCACAGCTCGGCCTGCTGAATCAGCTGCTGGCGTGGTTTTCACTGCCTGCGGTGAACTGGCTGGGGGATCCGGCCACCGCGCTGGGGTGTCTGATGGTGGTCTCCGTCTGGCGCGAGGCGGGCTTCTTTATGATCTTTTACCTTGCTGCGCTGCAGCAGATCGATCCGCGCCTGGCGGAGGCAGCGGCGATCGAGGGCGCGTCACGCCGCTACTTTTTCCGGCGCGTGCAGTGGCCGCTGCTGATGCCCACCACGCTGTTTGTGCTGATCAACGCCTCAATGAATGCGTTTCGCATTGTCGATCAGGTGATCGCCATGACCAGCGGCGGGCCGGATAACAGCAGCAGCCTGCTGCTGTTTTACATTTACCGCACCGCGTTCAGCTTCTGGGACAGGCCCGCCGCTGCGGCCATGACCGGCTTGCTGCTGCTATTGCTGGCGGCGATTGCGCTTCTTAAATTCCGCCTGCTGGATAAGCGAGCACACTACCAATGA
- a CDS encoding carbohydrate ABC transporter permease has protein sequence MKPAFSAGRLTLTLLTWLAALLWCLPVLVALWVAIHPVSAQAGFSLLAPLTLANFVTAWQAAPFGRYFLNTTLLVLMIVVVQLVLATLAAYALVRFRLKFSGAIFALILLQLMISPDVLILNNYTTIGALGLRDTLTGIALPYFASAFAIFLLRQTFKSIPLVLEEAAIVEGASRFFILRTIYMPLAKPVYVAFALVSISFHWNDFLWPLVITDSVQVRPLTVGLQLFSAPEQGVQWALISAATLITTLPLLLLFLLFQRQFIQSFMRAGIR, from the coding sequence ATGAAACCTGCGTTTTCTGCTGGCCGTCTGACACTGACGCTGCTGACCTGGCTGGCGGCGCTGCTGTGGTGCCTGCCGGTGCTGGTGGCGCTGTGGGTGGCGATTCACCCGGTTTCGGCTCAGGCCGGCTTTTCGCTGCTGGCTCCGCTGACGCTGGCCAACTTTGTCACCGCCTGGCAGGCCGCCCCTTTTGGTCGCTATTTTCTCAACACCACGCTGCTGGTGCTGATGATTGTGGTGGTACAGCTGGTGCTGGCAACGCTAGCGGCCTATGCGCTGGTGCGTTTCCGGCTGAAATTTTCCGGCGCGATTTTTGCGCTGATCCTGCTGCAGCTGATGATCAGCCCGGATGTGCTGATTCTGAACAACTACACCACTATTGGCGCGCTCGGGCTGCGCGACACGCTGACCGGCATTGCGTTGCCCTATTTTGCCTCGGCCTTTGCCATCTTCCTGCTGCGTCAGACTTTCAAAAGTATTCCACTGGTGCTGGAGGAGGCGGCCATTGTCGAAGGCGCCAGCCGCTTTTTCATCCTGCGTACGATCTATATGCCGCTGGCAAAACCGGTTTATGTCGCCTTCGCGCTGGTGTCGATCAGCTTTCACTGGAATGACTTTCTCTGGCCGCTGGTCATTACCGATTCGGTGCAGGTGCGACCGCTGACCGTCGGCCTGCAGCTATTTTCCGCGCCGGAGCAGGGCGTTCAGTGGGCGCTGATCAGCGCCGCGACGCTGATCACCACGTTACCGCTGCTGCTGCTGTTTCTGCTGTTTCAGCGCCAGTTTATTCAGTCTTTTATGCGTGCCGGTATTCGCTAA
- a CDS encoding metallophosphoesterase yields the protein MLHPHPLTALQRTLLGDVAEWYQPPDLRRAPLGSSLCFGLLADPQYADIDADVKQQLYYRHALRKLPQAIDALNQQPLDFVVTLGDLVDRDWRSYAALLPVYDRLVHPHAVVMGNHDAQTVAQQLNDAAPLPKSYYAFRMAGWRFIVYDGNDISLYCNRHNGDDRQQAARLLADLLASQQPQAQPWNGAVGSAQRAWLEAQLQQAQAAQEQVIVFGHYPLAPHNSHMLLNGPQLTQLFCRYGVRACFAGHDHRGGYARLAQTDFITLRGMLDGAEAVPFATVTLTPAGMTVTGYGGQPGYAPD from the coding sequence GTGTTGCATCCTCATCCACTTACTGCCTTGCAGCGTACGCTGCTGGGCGATGTCGCGGAATGGTATCAGCCGCCGGATCTGCGCCGGGCACCGCTGGGCAGCAGCCTGTGCTTTGGCCTGCTGGCCGATCCGCAATATGCCGATATTGACGCCGATGTGAAGCAGCAGCTTTATTACCGCCATGCGCTGCGTAAGCTGCCGCAGGCGATTGACGCGCTGAATCAGCAGCCGCTGGATTTTGTGGTGACGCTGGGGGATCTGGTGGACCGCGACTGGCGCAGCTATGCCGCGCTGCTGCCGGTTTACGATCGTCTGGTGCATCCGCACGCCGTGGTGATGGGCAATCATGACGCGCAGACCGTCGCGCAGCAGCTGAACGACGCCGCGCCGCTGCCCAAAAGCTACTATGCGTTTCGCATGGCAGGCTGGCGTTTTATCGTGTACGACGGCAACGACATCAGCCTCTATTGCAACCGCCATAACGGTGACGATCGTCAGCAGGCCGCCAGGCTGCTGGCCGATTTACTCGCCAGCCAGCAGCCGCAGGCACAGCCGTGGAACGGTGCCGTGGGCAGCGCGCAGCGCGCATGGCTGGAAGCACAGCTGCAGCAGGCGCAGGCAGCGCAGGAGCAGGTGATCGTCTTTGGTCACTATCCGCTGGCGCCGCACAACAGCCATATGCTGCTGAACGGGCCGCAACTGACGCAGCTGTTCTGCCGTTACGGCGTGCGCGCCTGTTTTGCCGGACACGATCATCGTGGCGGCTATGCGCGACTGGCACAAACGGATTTCATTACGCTGCGGGGAATGCTGGACGGCGCAGAAGCGGTGCCGTTTGCCACAGTGACGCTGACGCCGGCGGGGATGACCGTCACCGGCTACGGCGGACAGCCCGGCTATGCCCCTGACTGA
- a CDS encoding HPP family protein, whose protein sequence is MTQSPSPGRLHALRLILARLWPHPLPVARKQILLASLGAGLGLMLTSLISHALLGAVNLWFVAPMGASAVLLFGLPNSPLAQPWSIVGGNLVAGLIGVTTARYVPQPALACGVAACLAIALMFKLRCLHPPSGAVALTAILGGEGVRQMGYHFILTPVLLNSFCLALLAILFNNLAGRRYPHPLAAAETRPQPVALDVPITRDDLHQALESGQLLDIDEDDLQQLLQRAEAIAVQRQQAQPLKRAG, encoded by the coding sequence ATGACGCAATCCCCTTCGCCAGGCCGGCTGCATGCGCTGCGCCTGATCCTGGCGCGGCTCTGGCCGCATCCGCTGCCTGTCGCCCGCAAACAGATTCTGCTCGCCAGCCTCGGTGCCGGCCTGGGACTGATGCTCACCAGCCTGATCAGCCATGCGCTGCTGGGTGCGGTAAATTTATGGTTTGTTGCGCCGATGGGGGCCTCTGCGGTTCTGCTGTTTGGCCTGCCGAACAGCCCGCTGGCGCAGCCGTGGTCGATTGTCGGCGGCAATCTGGTGGCCGGACTGATTGGCGTCACCACCGCTCGCTATGTGCCGCAGCCCGCGCTGGCCTGCGGCGTTGCCGCCTGCCTGGCGATTGCGCTGATGTTTAAGCTGCGCTGTCTGCACCCGCCCAGCGGGGCGGTGGCGCTGACGGCGATTCTCGGCGGTGAAGGCGTCCGGCAGATGGGCTACCACTTTATCCTGACGCCGGTGCTGCTGAATTCGTTCTGCCTGGCGCTGCTGGCGATCCTCTTCAACAATCTGGCCGGGCGCCGCTATCCTCACCCGCTGGCCGCCGCCGAAACCCGCCCGCAGCCGGTCGCGCTTGATGTACCCATCACGCGCGACGATCTGCATCAGGCGCTGGAGAGCGGCCAGCTGCTGGATATTGACGAAGATGATTTACAGCAGCTGCTGCAGCGCGCCGAGGCGATCGCCGTGCAGCGCCAGCAGGCGCAGCCGCTGAAGCGCGCGGGCTGA
- the rluF gene encoding 23S rRNA pseudouridine(2604) synthase RluF, whose product MLPNSSTRLNKYISESGICSRRDADRYIEQGNVFINGRRATVGAQVFAGDEVKVNGRLIEPRNEEDLVLIALNKPVGIVTTMEEGERDNISDFVNHSKRVFPIGRLDKDSQGLIFLTNHGDLVNKILRAGNNHEKEYVVTVDKPITDEFIAGMAGGVPMLGTVTKKCKVKKESTFVFRIILVQGLNRQIRRMTKHFGYEVTKLERTRIMNVSLKGIPPGEWRDLTDDELIELFKLIEDSSSEDEKTQKAQAKKKAAPAVKKPQAGAPKPSEKPGGQGANRKRFTQPGRRKKGR is encoded by the coding sequence ATGCTGCCCAACTCATCCACGCGCCTGAATAAATACATCAGCGAGAGCGGAATCTGCTCCCGCCGCGATGCCGACCGTTATATTGAACAGGGCAACGTTTTCATTAACGGCAGACGCGCCACCGTCGGGGCGCAGGTGTTCGCCGGGGATGAGGTCAAAGTCAACGGGCGGCTGATTGAACCGCGCAACGAAGAGGATCTGGTGCTGATTGCGCTGAATAAGCCCGTCGGCATTGTCACCACCATGGAAGAGGGGGAACGTGACAACATCAGCGATTTCGTTAACCACAGCAAACGCGTATTCCCGATTGGCCGGCTGGATAAGGACTCGCAGGGGCTGATTTTCCTCACCAACCACGGCGATCTGGTTAATAAGATTCTGCGCGCCGGCAACAATCACGAAAAAGAGTACGTGGTCACCGTCGATAAACCCATCACCGACGAGTTTATTGCCGGCATGGCCGGCGGGGTGCCAATGCTTGGCACGGTGACGAAAAAGTGCAAGGTGAAAAAAGAGTCCACCTTTGTGTTTCGTATCATTCTGGTGCAGGGGCTGAACCGACAGATTCGCCGCATGACCAAACATTTTGGCTATGAAGTGACGAAGCTGGAGCGCACGCGCATCATGAATGTCAGCCTGAAAGGCATTCCGCCCGGCGAATGGCGTGACCTGACGGATGATGAACTGATTGAGCTGTTCAAGCTGATCGAGGACTCATCATCAGAGGATGAGAAGACGCAGAAAGCGCAGGCGAAGAAAAAAGCCGCGCCTGCGGTGAAGAAACCGCAGGCCGGCGCGCCGAAACCGAGCGAGAAGCCGGGTGGGCAGGGCGCGAACCGCAAACGCTTTACCCAGCCGGGCCGCAGAAAAAAAGGGCGCTGA
- a CDS encoding nitroreductase family protein: protein MGSLIDIFTSHKSDRSFTTRPVDDAVLDRIISAAYFAPTSVNSQQVSVVVTRDAAKRAQIAEIAGGQPWIAQAPVFLTFVLDMHKSALAHQAVGRQQVAHESIESIVSGSTDVGIALGSVMAAARAEGLGIVPIGGIRRDAEALIDLLALPPLTFPVAGVVIGHVDQPAHQKPRLPLATFRHEEHYQQEGLEQHIAAYNDQLLQHWQNIGRSDGENWSDSVSGYYQHIYFPHVLAALKKQGFGNDK from the coding sequence ATGGGTTCTTTAATCGATATTTTTACCAGCCATAAAAGCGATCGCAGTTTTACCACCCGGCCCGTTGACGACGCGGTACTGGATCGCATCATTTCGGCGGCCTATTTTGCCCCGACGTCGGTAAACTCACAGCAGGTGTCCGTTGTGGTGACGCGGGATGCGGCGAAGCGCGCACAGATTGCGGAAATCGCGGGCGGTCAGCCGTGGATTGCACAGGCACCGGTCTTCCTGACGTTTGTGCTGGATATGCATAAATCTGCGCTGGCCCATCAGGCCGTGGGCCGCCAGCAGGTGGCGCATGAGAGCATCGAGAGCATTGTTTCCGGCTCAACCGATGTGGGCATCGCGCTGGGCTCGGTGATGGCCGCCGCGCGTGCTGAAGGTCTGGGGATTGTGCCTATCGGCGGCATCCGTCGTGATGCAGAAGCGCTGATTGACCTGCTGGCGCTGCCGCCGCTTACCTTCCCGGTTGCCGGGGTGGTGATTGGTCATGTCGATCAGCCGGCTCATCAGAAACCGCGCCTGCCGCTTGCCACCTTCCGCCATGAAGAGCACTACCAGCAGGAAGGCCTGGAACAGCACATTGCGGCGTATAACGATCAGCTGCTGCAGCACTGGCAGAACATCGGCCGCAGCGACGGGGAAAACTGGAGCGACAGCGTCAGCGGTTACTACCAGCATATCTATTTCCCGCACGTGCTGGCCGCGCTGAAGAAACAGGGCTTCGGTAACGACAAATAA
- a CDS encoding Hcp family type VI secretion system effector, with amino-acid sequence MAIDMFLKVDGVTGESKDANHKNWIDALSFNWAASQPGNMSVGGGGGAGKVQFRDLNVQALIDKATPAIMKYCASGKHVSKVELSICKAGGNQVEYSRVVLEDVLVTATEFNGVGNTDAIVVNYYFQAAKVNLHYWEQADKGNKGAETKSGWDIKQNKEI; translated from the coding sequence ATGGCGATTGATATGTTTTTAAAAGTGGACGGCGTAACCGGCGAATCAAAAGACGCAAATCATAAAAACTGGATTGATGCGCTGTCATTTAACTGGGCGGCCAGTCAGCCGGGCAATATGAGCGTGGGCGGTGGCGGCGGTGCGGGAAAAGTGCAGTTCCGCGATTTGAACGTGCAGGCATTAATTGATAAAGCGACGCCGGCCATCATGAAATATTGCGCCAGCGGCAAACATGTCAGCAAGGTGGAATTATCGATCTGCAAAGCAGGCGGTAATCAGGTCGAATATTCGCGCGTGGTGCTGGAAGATGTGCTGGTGACCGCCACAGAGTTTAATGGCGTGGGCAACACCGATGCCATTGTGGTGAATTACTATTTCCAGGCGGCCAAAGTGAACCTGCATTACTGGGAGCAGGCCGATAAAGGCAATAAAGGCGCAGAGACAAAATCAGGCTGGGATATCAAACAAAATAAAGAAATCTGA
- a CDS encoding NADP-dependent oxidoreductase: MSESSQINHAWLLASRPDGEPVKENFRLVEQPVPQIKQGEILLRTRYLSLDPYMRGRMDDSDSYAAPAQLDEPMVGGTVSQVAASQHPDFKEGDWVLSASGWQSYAVSNGEGVSKLGDLPHPSWALGILGMPGFTAWMGLMDIGQPKAGETLVVAAATGPVGATVGQLGKLHGCRVVGVAGGEEKCRYAIEKLGFSACIDHHREDFADQLAAACPDGIDIYFENVGGKVFDAVLPQLNTSARVPVCGLVSGYSSRELPPGPDRVPLLMGTLLKRRIRMQGFIIFQDYGDRYPEFLQAMTPLVEQKKVLYREHMIEGLENAPQAFFDMLKGKNFGKTVVKVA; encoded by the coding sequence ATGAGTGAATCATCGCAAATCAACCACGCCTGGCTACTGGCTTCCCGCCCCGATGGCGAGCCGGTAAAAGAGAACTTCCGTCTGGTGGAGCAGCCTGTTCCGCAGATTAAGCAAGGCGAAATTCTGCTGCGCACCCGTTATCTCTCTCTGGACCCGTACATGCGTGGCCGGATGGACGACAGTGATTCTTATGCTGCGCCGGCGCAGCTGGACGAGCCGATGGTCGGCGGTACGGTGAGCCAGGTGGCGGCATCGCAGCATCCTGATTTCAAAGAAGGTGACTGGGTGCTCTCGGCCAGCGGCTGGCAAAGCTATGCCGTCTCCAACGGTGAAGGCGTCAGTAAACTCGGCGATCTGCCCCACCCCTCGTGGGCGCTGGGCATTCTGGGAATGCCGGGCTTCACTGCCTGGATGGGCCTGATGGATATCGGCCAGCCCAAAGCCGGTGAAACGCTGGTGGTGGCTGCGGCCACCGGACCGGTGGGCGCCACCGTCGGCCAGCTGGGGAAACTGCACGGCTGCCGGGTGGTGGGTGTGGCCGGTGGTGAAGAGAAGTGCCGCTATGCCATCGAAAAGCTCGGTTTTTCCGCCTGCATTGATCACCATCGCGAAGATTTTGCCGACCAGCTGGCAGCGGCCTGCCCGGACGGCATCGACATCTACTTCGAGAACGTCGGCGGCAAAGTCTTTGATGCCGTGCTGCCGCAGCTGAATACCTCCGCGCGCGTACCGGTTTGTGGCCTGGTGTCCGGTTACAGCAGCCGCGAACTGCCACCGGGGCCGGACCGCGTGCCGCTGCTGATGGGCACGCTGCTCAAGCGCCGCATTCGCATGCAGGGCTTCATTATTTTCCAGGATTATGGTGATCGTTATCCGGAATTCCTGCAGGCAATGACCCCGCTGGTGGAGCAGAAAAAAGTACTGTACCGCGAACATATGATTGAGGGGCTGGAAAACGCACCGCAGGCATTCTTCGATATGCTGAAGGGGAAAAACTTTGGCAAAACCGTGGTCAAAGTCGCCTGA
- a CDS encoding lactonase family protein: MRNRLRTATLLAALTFSAPLLANTFVYVSEAEDGTIARYVLNAQTGALQLLGHTAAGGKIMPLALSADGAHLYGAIRSKPYQLVSWNIDRHSGDLTQNGSAAAAASYPFISTDRQGRFLLGASYDGDVVQVYRLAANGQVVAPPVSSYRTGHAAHSVIVDASGRTAYVGNLGTDRVLQLQLTATGTLRALGSGAVSTAAENGPRHSVLSPDNRFLYNLGEMGGIITQFRREADGRLIKVAETPPAVAGQYDLAHGRERPPGYSDPTPRIWAADIALTPDGRFLYVTERTSSTVSGYRVDPEDGRLTLTGSWPVEKQPRGFAVSPDGRWLIVSGEKSRVIGSYAIDPQHGTLTRVGEAPAGRDANWVTLVRYAP; this comes from the coding sequence ATGAGAAACCGATTACGCACCGCGACGCTGCTGGCAGCACTGACGTTCAGTGCGCCGCTGCTGGCAAACACCTTTGTCTATGTTTCGGAAGCAGAAGACGGCACCATCGCGCGCTATGTGCTGAATGCGCAGACCGGTGCGCTGCAGCTGCTGGGACATACCGCAGCCGGCGGTAAAATCATGCCGCTGGCGCTGAGCGCCGACGGCGCGCACCTGTATGGCGCGATTCGCAGCAAGCCTTACCAGCTGGTGAGCTGGAACATCGATCGGCACAGTGGCGATCTGACGCAAAACGGCTCTGCTGCGGCCGCCGCCAGCTACCCTTTTATCAGCACCGACAGGCAGGGGCGCTTTCTGCTCGGCGCCTCCTATGATGGCGACGTGGTACAGGTGTACCGCCTGGCGGCGAATGGTCAGGTTGTCGCCCCGCCGGTCAGCAGCTATCGCACCGGCCACGCGGCGCACTCGGTGATCGTCGACGCCAGCGGCAGGACGGCGTACGTCGGCAATCTGGGAACCGACCGCGTGCTGCAACTGCAGCTGACGGCAACCGGAACGCTGCGCGCGCTGGGCAGTGGCGCGGTCAGCACCGCCGCAGAAAATGGCCCGCGTCACTCTGTGCTGTCACCGGACAATCGCTTTCTCTATAACCTTGGCGAAATGGGCGGCATCATCACACAGTTCCGGCGCGAGGCCGATGGCAGGCTGATCAAGGTGGCCGAAACGCCACCGGCGGTGGCGGGGCAATACGATCTTGCGCACGGGCGCGAGCGTCCGCCTGGCTACAGCGATCCCACGCCGCGCATCTGGGCTGCGGATATCGCTCTGACGCCCGATGGCCGCTTTCTCTACGTCACTGAGCGGACCAGCAGTACCGTCAGCGGCTATCGCGTGGATCCGGAGGATGGCAGGCTGACGCTGACGGGCAGCTGGCCGGTCGAAAAGCAGCCGCGCGGCTTTGCCGTCAGTCCGGACGGCCGCTGGCTGATTGTCAGCGGTGAAAAGAGCAGGGTGATTGGCAGCTACGCCATTGATCCGCAGCACGGCACCCTGACGCGCGTCGGCGAAGCACCGGCTGGCCGCGACGCCAACTGGGTCACCCTTGTCCGCTACGCTCCCTGA